The window GCCTGCCGTTTTTGACATGGCCGCGCCCCGGCTCGGCTGCTAGAAGGCGCACTCGCAAAACACGGGGCAAGGAGCCAGACGCGTGGCAATCGGTTTTTCGGTCAATGGCAAGGATGTGAGCGTTTCGGCTGAGCCCGATACGCCGTTGCTGTGGGTCTTGCGCGAGGATCTTGCGCTCACCGGCACCAAATTCGGCTGCGGCATTTCCGCCTGCGGGGCCTGTTCGGTGCATGTCGACGGGCAGCTCACCCGCTCGTGCAGCGTGCCCGTCAGCGAGATTGCCGGCAAGGCGGTGACCACGATCGAGGGCCTGAAGGCCGAGGACGGCACGCTTCACGCGGTGCAGCAGGCCTGGATCGACGCGCAGGTGCCGCAATGCGGCTATTGCCAGTCGGGCCAGATCATGGCCGCCGTGTCGCTGATCGAAAGCGCCGGCACGCCGTCCGATGCGCAGATCGACGAGGTGATGACCAATATCTGCCGCTGCGGCACCTATCCGCGCATCCGCAGCGCGATCCTTGCCGCCACCGGCCGCGCCGCGGCCACCGTGCAGGGAGAGGCATGATGGCTGATAATCCCAACCCCAATCTCGAAGAGATCGAAACCGGCCCGGCCGAGACTGCGCCGGTCAAGAAGAAGGGCGTCAAGCGCCGCATCTTCCTTGCCGGGTCCGCGCTGCTGGTGGGCGGCGGCATCTTCGGCGTGTGGTGGACCGACAAGTCCGCCAAATCGACCGCCAAGGCGCTGATTGCAGGCGAGGGCGAGCACGCCTTCAACACCTGGATGAAGATTGCCGAAGACGACACGGTCACGGTCTATTCGCCGCATATCGATTTCGGTCAGGGCTCGCACACGGCCCTTGGCCAGATGCTGGCGGACGAGCTTGATGCCGACTGGACCAAGCTCAAGATCGAACAGGCTCCGGCCGATTTCGCCTTCGCCAATGCGGACCTTGCCAAGGGCTTCCTGCCCGAAATGGCGGGTGAGACGCTGGCAGGCCTGCTGCCCGATGCGGTGATCGGCATGATGGCGCGTTCGATGCCGATCATGATCACCGGCGGCTCCTCCGCGATCCGCTTCACCGGCGAGGTTGGCATGCGCACAACCGGCGCGGCGGTGCGCGCGGCGCTGATCGCCGAAGCAGCCGACCGGCTGGGCGTGCCGGAAAGCGAGCTCACCACCGCCGACAGCAAGGTCACCCATGCCAAGTCCGGCAAGTCGCTGCGCTATGGCGAGCTGGCGGCGGGCGCTGCCGGACGCTCGCTGGCGAGCGATCCCGTGCTCAAGACCCGCGATCAGTGGAAGCTGATCGGCAAGCCCGTGCCCCGGCGCGACATCCCGGCCAAGGTCGATGGCTCTGCGGTCTACGGGATCGACTTCACCCTGCCCGAAATGCGCGTGGCGACCATTGCGGCCGCGCCGGTGCGCGGCGGCACGCTGGAATCGGTCGACGAGGCCCCGGCCATGGCGGTCTCCGGCGTCGAGAAGGTGGTGAAGCTGCCCGATGCCGTGGTGGTGATCGGCAAGGGCTACTGGGCCGCGACCAAGGGGCTCGCCGCGCTTACGCCCAAGTTCACCGACGGCGGCCATGCGGCGGTCTCGACCCCGGCGATCTATGCCGCACAGGCCAAGCTGCGCGCAGGCGGCAAGCCCGATAACGAAGGCGGCGAGGGCGATGTCGATGCGGCTTTCGCGGCGGATGGCGTGCAGATGGTCGAGGCGGAATACCGCGTCCCCTTCATCCACCATGCGATGATGGAGCCCTTCGCGCTGACTGGCCATTTCAAGGACGGCAAGCTGACTATCTGGGGCGGGTTGCAGGATCCGCTCAGCACCCGCAATCGCGCGGCCAAGGCAGCCGGGCTCGATGTCGAGAACGTGATCTTCCATCCGATGATCATGGGCGGCGGCTTCGGCCGGCGCTTCCCCGATGTGGTCGAGATCATCGACCAGATCGCGCTCGTCGCCAAGCAAGTCCCCTATCCGGTCAAGCTGGTGTGGAGCCGCGAGGAGGAAGTGCGGCACGGCACCTATCGCCCGCAATCCTCCGCCGGGCTCAAGGCCTCGCTCAAGGATGGCGCGATCACCGCGCTGCGGATCGACTATGCCCAGAGCGGCAATGCCGAGGGCGAGGTGCCCTTCATCTACGCCATCCCGGCCACCTCGCGGCGGCATTTTGCCTATCAGTCGAACCAGATCGACGGGCCGTGGCGCTCGGTCAATGCGACCCAGCTTGGCTTCTACACCGAAAGCTTCATGGACGAGCTCGCCGCAGCTGCGGGCGAGGACCCCTACCAGTTCCGCCGCAAGCATCTGGCGCAAGGCTCGCGCCACCAGAAGGTGCTTGACATGGTGGCCGAACGTTCGGGCTGGGGCAGTCCGCTGCCCGCAAGCACGGGCCGGGGGATCGCGATTGTCGAGAGCTTCGGCACCATCGTTGCCGAGGTGATCGAGGCGACCACCAAGGAAGACGGCTCCCCCAAGGTCTTGAAGGCCTGGGCGGTGGTCGATTGTGGCACCACGGTGAACCCCCTGAATGCCGAAGCGCAGATTGCAGGCGGCCTCATCATGAGCCTGTCGGCGGCGATCGGCGAGGCGATCACGCTCGACAAGGGCGCGGTGGTCGAGAGCAATTTCGGCGATTACCCGATCCTCAAGCTCGCTGACGCGCCGCCGCAGATCGATGTCCACTTCATCGAGAGCGGCGCGAAGACCGGCGGGATCGGCGAACCGGGCACGCCGCCCGCGACCCCGGCGCTGGCCAATGCGCTGGCGGCGGCGACGGGCAAGCGCATCCGCAACCTGCCGCTGCTGACCCAAGCCAAGGCTTGATCCTGCGCGGCTGGTCGGCGCTGGTGCTCGCTGCCGGGGCGGGGCGACGCTTTGGTAGCGACAAGTTGCTGGCGGATTTTGCGGGCGCGCCGGTCATCCGGCGCACTGTGGACGCGGTGCTGGCGGGCGGATTTGACGCGGTGCTGGTGGCGACCGGCGCCGCCCACGCGTCCATCACCGAAGCGCTTGCTGGCTGTGACTGCCGCATCCTTGAGGCCCCCGATTGGGAGGAAGGCATGGCCGCCTCGCTCCGACGCGGGCTTGCGGTCTTGCCTCCGCAAGCGAAGGGCGTGTTTATCTTCCTCGGCGATATGCCGCTGGCGCCGGTGGAGCTGTGCGACCTGCTGGCGCAGTTGGCCGAACAGGCGGGATATGCCGCAAGGCCGCGTGTGGCAGGCCAGCCCGGCCATCCGGCGGCCTTCACCCGCGCGGCCTTTGCCGAACTGGCGCAGCTTACAGGTGATGTCGGCGCGGCGGCCCTGCTGAAGGGACGCACCGAAGGCGTCGCCTACCTCGATACCGAGGAACGCGGCGCAGTGCTTGATATCGACACCCCGGCCGATCTTGCCGAGGCTGCCCGCGCATGGGCCGCCTGCGCCACCTCCGCCACCAGCGACAGCGCGATTTCGCGCGGGGACTTGCCGAAGCCCTGAAGCCCGATCGGCGCGTGGAGCCGCGCGATTTCCGCCTCGCTCACCCCATGCCCGCGCAGCTTGGCGAGCCGCGCATCGAGCCGCGCCCGCGCACCGATGGCACCGACATAGAAGGCGGGCGAGGCGAGCGCTGCGGCGAGCCCGCGTTCGTCATCCTCGCGGTCATGCGAGAGCACCGCAATGGCGGTCCATTGGTCGATGCCGATGGTCGCCAGCGCCTCGGCGGGGGCGCAGCGATGGTAGATGATGCCGTCCAGCGGCGGCGGTGCGTCCGGTCCGCCGGGGGTGACGAGCGCAACCTCCATCCCCGCCTCCAGCGCAATCGCTGCGGCAGAGAGCGCCGCGCCGTCCTCACCGATCAGCAGCAGCCGCGTGGTGGGCGCAAACAGGCGCGCGTAACCGCTGCCGTTCCAAGCAAAGGCGCTCGCTTCCCCCGCAGGTTCCACAAGGCGCGCAGTCCCGTCGCTCGACCAGACAACAGGCTGGCGTGTCGCATGGCTTGCCACCAGCGCTGCCAATGCCGCATCGCCCGCCGCGACTGGCTCCACCAGCACATCGATCCCGCTCCCGCAGGCCAGCTTGATGTCGATCCACGGACTGCCCTCGCCATAGCGCAAGGATCGCGGGGTGCCCTCGGCCATGGCTTCGCGGCCATGGCGGGCGACATCTGCCTCGATGCAGCCGCCCGAGAGGAAGCCCCAATATTCGCCCGCCGTGACCAGCATCTGCGCGCCCGCATCGCGCGGGGCCGAGCCGTCGACCGCCACCAGCGTCGCAATCGCGCAAGGCTCTCCCGCCGCCAGCACCTCGGCAAGCGGGCCTCTGATATCGTCAATCGGGGCGGTCATTCGCCAGGAGGTCATGCGCGGGCGTTTCCGGGAAAGCGGGTGACCGGCTGTAATCCCCGCTCGGGCCGCGCGCAATTGCCTTGCCCGGTGGCCAAATGGCGCAGGGCTGTTATTTTCGCGGCAAACAAAACCTTGCGGGGAGTGGGATCTTGGCACGTTTGCTGACCTTGCTGATGGCGGTGCTGGCGCTGGCGGTATCGCCTGCGATGGCGCAGGATCAGGGGCGCACTATCGAGTATGAGCGCGTGCCTGCCGCAGGGCTCCCCGATCAGCGCCTCTCGATCTGGCTGCCGCCGGGCTATGACGCTGGGGGTCAGCGCTACCCGGTGCTCTACATGCATGACGGGCACAATCTGTTCGACGTCAAGAAGTCGAACTTCAACAAGATCTGGGCTGCCGACACAGCGATGCTGGCAGCGGTGGCGAGCGGCAAGGTGGAGCCGCATATCATCATCGGCATCTGGGCGCCCGGGCCTGACCGGCACCGGCAATATCTCCCGCGCAGCCTCTATGATCTGACATCGGGCAATCTGCGCGCGCAGATGGACGGGATGACGGCGGGCGGGGTGATCTCGCAGCACTATCTCGCGTGGATCGCCGGGCCATTGAAGAACTGGGTCGATGCGAGTTTCCGCACCCGTCCGGGACGGGATGATACCGCGATTGTCGGCTCCAGCATGGGCGGGCTGATGAGCTGCTATGCCTTTCTCGAACAGCCTCAGGTGTTCGGGCGCGCGGGCTGCGTCTCTTCGCACTGGCCCGCGGTCGATCCGCGCGCGATTGATGCGGCGCAATTGCAGGGCCTGTGGGACGGATGGTTCGCCGCAAGGCTCGGTGCACCCGATGGTCGCCGCGTGTGGATGGACCACGGCACGGCAACGCTTGATGCCTTTTACGCGCCCTACCAGCAGGTGGTGGATGCGCGCATGGTGGCGCAGGGCTGGCAGAAGGGCCGCGACTTCGAAAGCCGCGTCTACGAAGGCGCAGAGCACGAGGAAAACGCCTGGGCGGCGCGTCTGTCCGAGATTTTCGGCTGGCTGCTCGCCAAGCGCGACTAACGCAGCGCGAAGGCCTCGCGCGCGAGCTTTTCGATCACCGGCTTGTCGGGCGCGCCCTTGGGGGAAACCCAGCTGCCGCCCACGCACAGGACGGGATCGAAGGCGAGCCATTCGGGCGCGTTCTCAAGGCTGATCCCGCCGGTCGGGCAGAAACGCACATTGCCGAAAGGCGCGGCGAGCGCCTTCAGCGCCGGAAGTCCGCCTGCCGCCATGGCCGGGAAGAACTTGAACCGGTCGAGCCCGAGATCGAGCCCGCGCATGATGTCGCCCGCATTGGCGATGCCGGGGAGGAACGGCACGCCTGCCGCAACCGCTGCCTTGCCGAGCGGCTCGGTGAGGCCGGGCGAGACGATGAACTCGCTTCCCGCTTCCAGCGCGGCATCAAGCTCGCGCGGGTTGGTCACCGTGCCTGCGCCGACGATTGCACCTTCGACCGCCTTCATCGCAGTGATCGCTTCAAGCGCGGCCGGGGTGCGCAGCGTGACTTCGAGCACGCGCAGGCCGCCTGCCACCAGCGCCTCGGCAAGCGGCACCGCGTGGGCGACCTCGTCGATCACGATCACCGGGATCACCGGCGCGGTGCGCATGATGGCGTCGATATTCATCGCTTACATTCCTCCGGTGGCGAGCCCAATTGCGAGCATTGCGCTGGCACCTTGTTCGGCCCCGTCGGCAAAGTGGCGCATCATGCCGAACAGCTCGCGCCCGGTGCCGCTTTGCCCTTGCGGATCGGGCGCGGGCTCGCGGGCGGAAAGATCGGCGGTGGTGGTGAGTTCGCAGGTGACCGCGCAGACCTTCACCATGTCGCCATCGCGCAGCCGCGCGAGCGGGCCGCCGCCGAGTGCTTCGGGGGTGCAGTGGATCGCGGCGGGCACCTTGCCGCTCGCGCCCGACATGCGGCCATCGGTGACCAGCGCGACCTTGAACCCGCGATCCTGCAACACGCCCAGCGCCGGGGTGAGCTTGTGGAGTTCGGGCATGCCATTGGCGCGCGGCCCCTGGAAGCGGACCACCACCACCACGTCGCGGTCAAGCTCGCCTGCCTTGAACGCGGCGGCGACGGCGGCCTGATCCTCGAACACGCGGCAAGGTGCTTCGATGGTCCAGCGCTCGCGGTCCACCGCCGAGGTCTTGAAGCAGGCGCGCCCGAGATTGCCGGTGATGAGGCGCATGCCGCCATCGGGCTTGAAGGGGTTGGCGACGGGGCGGAGCATGGTGTCGTCCATGCTGGGGCCGACATCGCGCCACACCAATGCCTCTCCATCAAGGCCGGGTTCGCGGGCATAGTCGCTGAAGTCCCCGCGCCCGACCGTCAGGATGTCGCCATGGGCAAGGCCGCTCTCGAGCAGCTCGCCGATCACGTAACCCATGCCGCCCGCCGCGTGGAACTGGTTCACATCGCCCGAGCCATTGGGATAGACCTGCGCGATCAGCGGGACGGCGCCCGACAGTTCGCTGAGGTCGTCCCAGTCGAAGATCACGCCCGCTGCGCGCGCCATGGCGGGAAGGTGGATCGCGTGATTGGTGGAGCCGCCCGTGGCGAGCAGGCCGACAGCGGCGTTGATCACCGCCTTCTCGTCCACACACAGGCCGAGCGGGCGGTAGTCATCGCCCTTGCGGCCGATCGCCGCGACCCGGTGCACCGCCTCGCGGTCCAGAGCCTGGCGCAGCTGCGTGCCGGGCTGGATGAAGGCGCTGCCCGGAATGTGCAGGCCCATCATCTCCATCATCATCTGATTGGAGTTGGCGGTGCCGAAGAAGGTGCAGGTGCCGGGCGAATGGTAGCTTGCCATCTCGCTCGCCAGCAGCTCGGCGCGGGTGGCCTTGCCTTCCGCATAGAGCTGGCGGACGCGCTGCTTTTCCTTGTTGGGAATGCCGGTCGGCATCGGGCCGGAGGGCACGAAGATGGTCGGTAGGTGGCCGAAGCGCAGCGCCCCCATCAAAAGGCCGGGCACGATCTTGTCGCAGATGCCCAGCATCAGCGCGCCGTCATACATCGCGTGGGACAGCGCCACCGCCGCCGACAGCGCGATCACATCGCGGCTGAACAGCGACAGCTCCATGCCGACTTCGCCCTGCGTCACCCCGTCGCACATTGCCGGAGTCCCGCCTGCCACCTGCGCCGTGGCGCCGATTTCGCGGGCGTAGATCTTCAGCCGGTCGGGATAGCGGCCATAGGGCTGGTGGGCCGAGAGCATGTCGTTGTAGCTGGTGACGATGCCGATATTCGCACCGCGACCTGCCACCAGCGCGGCCTGATCTTCCAGCGCACCGGCATAGGCGTGGGCGAGGTTCGAGCACGACACGGCGCTGCGCTCACCCATGTTGTCGCCTTCGCGGCGGATCAGATCGAGATAGGCGCTGCGGGTCGGCTTCGATCGCTCGATCACCCGCTGGGTGACGCGGTGAAGGGTGTCGTTGAGAGTGCTCATGCCAGTTTACTCATGCCACGTTACGCCGTCGCGTTCGGCCAGCGCGATGGCGGCACTCGGCCCCCAGCTGCCGGCGGTATAGGTTTTGGGAGTGAGGCCTTCGCTCGCCCAGCCTGCGCGGATCGCATCGACCCATTCCCACTGCGCCTCCACCTCGTCACGGCGCACGAACAGGGTCTGGTCACCCTCGACCAGATCGAGCAGCAGGCGCTCATAGGCGATGCGCCGCACCGCGCCGGTGAAGGCGTCGGGCATGGCGATGTTGAGCGGCACCTGCCGCAGGCGAATGCCCTCGCGGTCAAGGCCGGGCACCTTGGTCATCAGCGACAGGGTGATGTTCTCTTCCGGCTGGATGCCGATCACCAGCCGGTTGGGCTGCATCGTCGCCCCGCGTCCGGCAAAGATCGAGTGCGGCACGCAGCGGAACTGGATCACGATCTCGGTCACGCGCTTGGGCATTCGCTTGCCGGTGCGAAGGTAGAAGGGCACGCCCTTCCAGCGCCAGTTATCGACATGGCCCTTGATCGCCACGAAGGTCTCGGTGTCGCTGTCCTTGCCCAGCTCCTCGTCATAGCCCGGCACGGCCTGTCCGCCGATGGCTCCGGCGCGGTACTGCCCCGTCACCGTCTCGCCCGCGGAAACGGGGCGCAGGGCGCGCAGCACCTTGACCTTCTCGTCACGCACCGCGGTCGCATCGAAGTGGGCGGGCGGCTCCATCGCGACGAGCGCCAGCAGCTGGAGCATGTGGTTCTGCACCATGTCGCGGATTGCGCCGGCATCATCGTAGAAGGCAACGCGCCCTTCGAGGCCCACCGTCTCGGCGACAGTGATCTGCACGTGATCGATGTGAGCGGCGTTCCACAGCGGCTCGAACATCAGGTTGGCAAAGCGCAGCGCGAGGAGGTTCTGCACCGTCTCCTTGCCGAGATAGTGGTCGATCCGGAAAATCCGGCTTTCCGGGAAGGCGCCCGCGACCGCATCATTGATCTCGCGGCTGGAGGCAAGATCGGTGCCCAGCGGCTTTTCAAGGCACATGCGGACATTGTCGCCCGTCAACCCGGCGGACTGGAGCCCCTTGATGG is drawn from Erythrobacter sp. and contains these coding sequences:
- the edd gene encoding phosphogluconate dehydratase; amino-acid sequence: MSTLNDTLHRVTQRVIERSKPTRSAYLDLIRREGDNMGERSAVSCSNLAHAYAGALEDQAALVAGRGANIGIVTSYNDMLSAHQPYGRYPDRLKIYAREIGATAQVAGGTPAMCDGVTQGEVGMELSLFSRDVIALSAAVALSHAMYDGALMLGICDKIVPGLLMGALRFGHLPTIFVPSGPMPTGIPNKEKQRVRQLYAEGKATRAELLASEMASYHSPGTCTFFGTANSNQMMMEMMGLHIPGSAFIQPGTQLRQALDREAVHRVAAIGRKGDDYRPLGLCVDEKAVINAAVGLLATGGSTNHAIHLPAMARAAGVIFDWDDLSELSGAVPLIAQVYPNGSGDVNQFHAAGGMGYVIGELLESGLAHGDILTVGRGDFSDYAREPGLDGEALVWRDVGPSMDDTMLRPVANPFKPDGGMRLITGNLGRACFKTSAVDRERWTIEAPCRVFEDQAAVAAAFKAGELDRDVVVVVRFQGPRANGMPELHKLTPALGVLQDRGFKVALVTDGRMSGASGKVPAAIHCTPEALGGGPLARLRDGDMVKVCAVTCELTTTADLSAREPAPDPQGQSGTGRELFGMMRHFADGAEQGASAMLAIGLATGGM
- a CDS encoding alpha/beta hydrolase, which gives rise to MARLLTLLMAVLALAVSPAMAQDQGRTIEYERVPAAGLPDQRLSIWLPPGYDAGGQRYPVLYMHDGHNLFDVKKSNFNKIWAADTAMLAAVASGKVEPHIIIGIWAPGPDRHRQYLPRSLYDLTSGNLRAQMDGMTAGGVISQHYLAWIAGPLKNWVDASFRTRPGRDDTAIVGSSMGGLMSCYAFLEQPQVFGRAGCVSSHWPAVDPRAIDAAQLQGLWDGWFAARLGAPDGRRVWMDHGTATLDAFYAPYQQVVDARMVAQGWQKGRDFESRVYEGAEHEENAWAARLSEIFGWLLAKRD
- a CDS encoding XdhC family protein; the protein is MTSWRMTAPIDDIRGPLAEVLAAGEPCAIATLVAVDGSAPRDAGAQMLVTAGEYWGFLSGGCIEADVARHGREAMAEGTPRSLRYGEGSPWIDIKLACGSGIDVLVEPVAAGDAALAALVASHATRQPVVWSSDGTARLVEPAGEASAFAWNGSGYARLFAPTTRLLLIGEDGAALSAAAIALEAGMEVALVTPGGPDAPPPLDGIIYHRCAPAEALATIGIDQWTAIAVLSHDREDDERGLAAALASPAFYVGAIGARARLDARLAKLRGHGVSEAEIARLHAPIGLQGFGKSPREIALSLVAEVAQAAHARAASARSAGVSISSTAPRSSVSR
- the zwf gene encoding glucose-6-phosphate dehydrogenase yields the protein MGFTADRLLLFGATGDLAQRMLLPSLFALDADGLLAPDIKIIGTARSAMSDSEYRNFARAALEKYLPAERRGSMAGFLNRLAYQTLDATAMEGYGPLAEKVGTPERGLAIFLSTAPSLFGPTIKGLQSAGLTGDNVRMCLEKPLGTDLASSREINDAVAGAFPESRIFRIDHYLGKETVQNLLALRFANLMFEPLWNAAHIDHVQITVAETVGLEGRVAFYDDAGAIRDMVQNHMLQLLALVAMEPPAHFDATAVRDEKVKVLRALRPVSAGETVTGQYRAGAIGGQAVPGYDEELGKDSDTETFVAIKGHVDNWRWKGVPFYLRTGKRMPKRVTEIVIQFRCVPHSIFAGRGATMQPNRLVIGIQPEENITLSLMTKVPGLDREGIRLRQVPLNIAMPDAFTGAVRRIAYERLLLDLVEGDQTLFVRRDEVEAQWEWVDAIRAGWASEGLTPKTYTAGSWGPSAAIALAERDGVTWHE
- a CDS encoding (2Fe-2S)-binding protein, whose product is MAIGFSVNGKDVSVSAEPDTPLLWVLREDLALTGTKFGCGISACGACSVHVDGQLTRSCSVPVSEIAGKAVTTIEGLKAEDGTLHAVQQAWIDAQVPQCGYCQSGQIMAAVSLIESAGTPSDAQIDEVMTNICRCGTYPRIRSAILAATGRAAATVQGEA
- the eda gene encoding bifunctional 4-hydroxy-2-oxoglutarate aldolase/2-dehydro-3-deoxy-phosphogluconate aldolase codes for the protein MNIDAIMRTAPVIPVIVIDEVAHAVPLAEALVAGGLRVLEVTLRTPAALEAITAMKAVEGAIVGAGTVTNPRELDAALEAGSEFIVSPGLTEPLGKAAVAAGVPFLPGIANAGDIMRGLDLGLDRFKFFPAMAAGGLPALKALAAPFGNVRFCPTGGISLENAPEWLAFDPVLCVGGSWVSPKGAPDKPVIEKLAREAFALR
- a CDS encoding xanthine dehydrogenase family protein molybdopterin-binding subunit, which produces MMADNPNPNLEEIETGPAETAPVKKKGVKRRIFLAGSALLVGGGIFGVWWTDKSAKSTAKALIAGEGEHAFNTWMKIAEDDTVTVYSPHIDFGQGSHTALGQMLADELDADWTKLKIEQAPADFAFANADLAKGFLPEMAGETLAGLLPDAVIGMMARSMPIMITGGSSAIRFTGEVGMRTTGAAVRAALIAEAADRLGVPESELTTADSKVTHAKSGKSLRYGELAAGAAGRSLASDPVLKTRDQWKLIGKPVPRRDIPAKVDGSAVYGIDFTLPEMRVATIAAAPVRGGTLESVDEAPAMAVSGVEKVVKLPDAVVVIGKGYWAATKGLAALTPKFTDGGHAAVSTPAIYAAQAKLRAGGKPDNEGGEGDVDAAFAADGVQMVEAEYRVPFIHHAMMEPFALTGHFKDGKLTIWGGLQDPLSTRNRAAKAAGLDVENVIFHPMIMGGGFGRRFPDVVEIIDQIALVAKQVPYPVKLVWSREEEVRHGTYRPQSSAGLKASLKDGAITALRIDYAQSGNAEGEVPFIYAIPATSRRHFAYQSNQIDGPWRSVNATQLGFYTESFMDELAAAAGEDPYQFRRKHLAQGSRHQKVLDMVAERSGWGSPLPASTGRGIAIVESFGTIVAEVIEATTKEDGSPKVLKAWAVVDCGTTVNPLNAEAQIAGGLIMSLSAAIGEAITLDKGAVVESNFGDYPILKLADAPPQIDVHFIESGAKTGGIGEPGTPPATPALANALAAATGKRIRNLPLLTQAKA